Proteins from one Xenorhabdus griffiniae genomic window:
- the rpsK gene encoding 30S ribosomal protein S11 has product MAKAPIRARKRVRKQVSDGVAHIHASFNNTIVTITDRQGNALGWATAGGSGFRGSRKSTPFAAQVAAERCAEAVKEYGIKNLEVMVKGPGPGRESTIRALNAAGFRITNITDVTPIPHNGCRPPKKRRV; this is encoded by the coding sequence ATGGCAAAAGCACCTATTCGTGCACGTAAGCGTGTAAGAAAACAAGTCTCTGACGGTGTGGCTCATATCCATGCTTCTTTCAACAATACCATCGTTACTATTACTGATCGTCAGGGTAACGCTTTGGGTTGGGCAACTGCCGGTGGTTCCGGTTTCCGTGGTTCTCGTAAATCTACTCCGTTTGCAGCTCAGGTTGCGGCAGAGCGCTGCGCTGAAGCAGTAAAAGAGTACGGAATTAAGAACCTGGAAGTTATGGTTAAAGGACCTGGTCCTGGCCGTGAGTCAACTATCCGCGCATTAAACGCGGCTGGTTTCCGCATCACTAATATTACTGATGTGACTCCGATCCCTCATAACGGTTGTCGTCCACCGAAAAAACGTCGCGTTTAG
- the rpsM gene encoding 30S ribosomal protein S13, translating to MARIAGINIPDQKHTVIALTSIYGIGKTRSQAICAAAGIAENVKISELSEEQIDKLRDEVAKYVVEGDLRREVTLSIKRLMDLGCYRGLRHRRGLPVRGQRTKTNARTRKGPRKPIKK from the coding sequence GTGGCCCGTATAGCAGGCATTAACATTCCTGATCAGAAACATACTGTAATCGCATTAACTTCGATCTACGGTATCGGTAAAACCCGCTCACAAGCAATTTGTGCAGCAGCGGGCATTGCTGAAAATGTTAAGATCAGTGAGCTGTCTGAAGAGCAAATTGACAAGCTGCGTGACGAAGTTGCCAAATACGTTGTAGAAGGTGATCTGCGTCGTGAAGTAACCCTGAGTATCAAACGTCTGATGGATCTTGGTTGCTATCGTGGTTTGCGTCATCGTCGTGGTCTGCCAGTTCGCGGTCAGCGTACTAAGACCAATGCACGTACCCGTAAGGGTCCGCGTAAACCGATCAAGAAATAA
- the rpmJ gene encoding 50S ribosomal protein L36: MKVRASVKKLCRNCKIVKRNGIVRVICNAEPKHKQRQG, from the coding sequence ATGAAAGTTCGTGCTTCCGTCAAGAAATTATGCCGCAATTGCAAAATTGTTAAACGTAACGGTATCGTTCGTGTAATTTGCAATGCAGAGCCTAAGCACAAACAGCGCCAAGGCTAA